ATGTACAGGGCATCTCAGTCCTTAGAGTGAACATCCGTTGCTCGAGTGACATCAACTCCTGCAACCCCGCCTCCGTTGTCCCATTTGGGGATGTAAATTCATTTCGGAGGTTAGCAGGTGACAGGGGCTGTATCGCAGAAGATCGCCGGTCACAGAGATCAATTCTCGAGCCAGTTTTGCCGCAGCTTCTTTCGACCAGCCCATTTCTCTCCCGGTGTTCGTCAATCCTCTGTCATCACGAAAACATAGGCCGGGCCGCCACCGAAAACCGTGGTTATTGTGTTTAGCATGTCCGCGTCATTGAGCGTGAATTCAGATCCAACAAAACGAAAGTGCTCAACCCGAGAATGAATTGAACAGAGAATTGTTACTAAATACGCCATTGCCGCGTTGCGAAGGGCTGATTGTTCCATTTCGCATTCAACTCGGCATCCACCGTGGTGCGGTCGCTTGTGGTTCTGGCAGTCAATGCGACCGAAACCTCGGCAGTTCCATCAGGCCGTTCGAAAACCATCCTGTGAAGTACGTTTGTCTGTTTCTCAACGCCATCTGAAGCATCCAGACTGTGCGTCATGTTGGTTTCATAGCTGAAAGCGGTTTCTGTTTGGGCGAAGGTTGTTTTCAAAAGCGGCTGATGCCATCCCATCTCAACCCTGTCCCCGGTAGTCTGTGTCCAGCGTGACAAAGGGTTAGGCGCATGGGTGGAATGCCGTTTCTGCACGGGCAGGTCTTGGGCTTCGGGCAGTGGCCGGGACAGGTCAGCGGGCGCATCGGGTAAAACAGGCAAACGCAGCGTTGCGTGATCTATCTGTATATCTAAAGCCGGTGATTTTGCGTGAATGAGGGGCCAGTAAGATGAGGACAAAGCAAGCCGGAGACTATGCCCCTTACGGACGCGATACGCCGTTGAATGAAGCCGAAGGTCCGCACTAAATTTGCCTGACCTCGTCGCTGATGGTTTGCAATCCAAATTTTCGTCAAGCGACAGGTTTCGAACGCCGTAGCTTATTCGTGCAGCCACGCCTTCCGGGCTGACATCACTCAGCCTGGCGATGATCTGCCCCGGTTTGTCGCCAGTCTCGCCACGCAGAGTCAGTGTCATCGAACCATAGATAATGACGTCATCGGCCAAAGGAGCCGTTTCGAAAACCAATGACCGGGCATCGTCTGCGGTTTGATCAAGTGGCAGCCCGCCGAGACGGCCAAAATACCCCGTGTCCCCGGCGGTTTGCCCGACGGTCGGGTCTGCGGGAACCATCCATGGTGCAGGGCCATCGCTGGATTTATGCGTGGACAAGTCCCAGTCCTGTATCTCGCTTTCCTTTGAGGCTGGCCCGCTTTGCGTCCATCTCCCGGATCTTTGGACCAAACGGTCGCCCGGTGTATCGAATTCGCGCATCCAGACCCGCAACCGCGGCCAATCCAGCGCGTCGGGCTGATCCGATTTCAACCAATGATCCCACCACTCCAGCGCCAGCTTTTGAAAACCGATGGAGGGACCCGGACTACCGTGGTCGGGATAATGATGCCCCCAGGGACCGACGACCCCCCAGACCAGATCGGGGCGGGCATCAACCAAAGACATAACAGAATTGGAATAGCGATCACTCCACCCGCCGACTGACAGGATCGGAACCGAAAGGGCTTCAGCGGTATGAATAACTGAGCCGTGGCGCCAAAAGTCACCGCGCCCATCCTCACGCAGCCAGTTCTGCAGGGGGAATGTCAGACTATCAATCCGTTCTTTCCAACGCGATTTCCATTCCGGCCCGACATTCAGCGACGGTGGAGATGCCAGGATAGAAGGAAGCGTTGCACCCCATTCGAACGTGTCCGACAGAACGCAACCGCCCATATAGTGGATGTCGTCCTCGAACCGGTCATGTGTGGCACAGACAGCTATTGCCGCCTTCAACGGTGCGGGCGCATCGACGCTTGCCTGAAGAGATGCGGTCCCACCCCAGGACGTGCCAAACATGCCCACGCGGCCATTGCACCAGGGTTGCGCAGCCAGCCATTCGATCACTTGCCGCGCATCGTCCAATTCTGCCGGTGCGTACATATCCGGCATGTGC
The genomic region above belongs to Ruegeria sp. HKCCD4315 and contains:
- a CDS encoding CocE/NonD family hydrolase, with the protein product MTDQPENPFDVSETDHLWITMPDGVRLAARLWRPLTQAPVPAILEYIPYRKTDMVRARDERNHPYFAAHGYACIRVDMRGSGDSEGHMPDMYAPAELDDARQVIEWLAAQPWCNGRVGMFGTSWGGTASLQASVDAPAPLKAAIAVCATHDRFEDDIHYMGGCVLSDTFEWGATLPSILASPPSLNVGPEWKSRWKERIDSLTFPLQNWLREDGRGDFWRHGSVIHTAEALSVPILSVGGWSDRYSNSVMSLVDARPDLVWGVVGPWGHHYPDHGSPGPSIGFQKLALEWWDHWLKSDQPDALDWPRLRVWMREFDTPGDRLVQRSGRWTQSGPASKESEIQDWDLSTHKSSDGPAPWMVPADPTVGQTAGDTGYFGRLGGLPLDQTADDARSLVFETAPLADDVIIYGSMTLTLRGETGDKPGQIIARLSDVSPEGVAARISYGVRNLSLDENLDCKPSATRSGKFSADLRLHSTAYRVRKGHSLRLALSSSYWPLIHAKSPALDIQIDHATLRLPVLPDAPADLSRPLPEAQDLPVQKRHSTHAPNPLSRWTQTTGDRVEMGWHQPLLKTTFAQTETAFSYETNMTHSLDASDGVEKQTNVLHRMVFERPDGTAEVSVALTARTTSDRTTVDAELNAKWNNQPFATRQWRI